The proteins below are encoded in one region of Scomber japonicus isolate fScoJap1 chromosome 24, fScoJap1.pri, whole genome shotgun sequence:
- the LOC128354341 gene encoding thymosin beta-12, whose product MSDKPDISEVTSFDKTKLKKTETQEKNPLPSKETIEQEKAATS is encoded by the exons ATGAGTGACAAGCCCGATATCTCAGAGGTGACCAGCTTTGACAAGACCAAGCTGAAGAAGACAGAGACGCAGGAGAAGAATCCCCTGCCTTCAAAAGAAA CCATTGAACAGGAGAAGGCTGCAACGTCGTGA